CGATCCGGCTGCAAGCGGAGAACGTCTTCAGGGAACAGGAAGCTTCGCAGTTCCGTTATGGGAATCCCGCGAGACAGGACCGGTTCCCATCGGCGGGCATTCGCTTCCTCCTCTGCCTTATGCTTATAATGCACTGGAGCCGTATATTGATGAGAAGACGATGATCATCCATCACGACAAGCATCACCAGAGCTATGTAGACGGACTGAACAAGGCGGAGAATAAGCTCGCGGAAGCGCGCCTGAGTGGCGACTTCGATCTGGTTAAGCATTGGGAGCGGGAGCTTGCCTTCAATGGCGCCGGACACTATCTGCATACGATCTTCTGGAATGTCATGTCCCCGCAAGGAGGCGTCCGCCCCTCCGGCGCCCTGCTGGACGCCATAGAACGCAGCTTCGGAAGCTATGAAGCCTTCAAGGCCCAGTTCACGGAGGCGGCGGGTAAAGTCGAGGGCGGCGGATGGGCTATTCTGGTCTGGAGCCCGCGCAGCCGTAGACTGGAGATACTGACGGCTGAGAAGCATCAGAACCTGTCCCAATGGGATGTCGTTCCGCTGCTGGTGCTGGATGTGTGGGAGCATGCCTATTACCTCAAGCATCAGAACAACCGCGCTGATTACATCCAGGACTGGTGGAGAGTCGTCAACTGGCCTTATGTCGCCGAGCGCTACGGTGCCGCCCGCAAGCTGGTCTGGGAACCTTTCTAAGGCTCTACGGTGTCTTCGGTTTTTCGCACGTTATGATGTATTTCTCCCTCTCATGGCACCGTTCTACGTGTCTCTACCCAATCCAATCCTGACGGTGCTCAATCTCACCGGCTACAAATCATCCTGACCGAATGTATGCTGTTTTCCACATGCATTCGGTCCGTGTGCCTGCTTGCAAGCACAATGTATGTTGTTTTCCACATCCATTCGGACTGCGCATACCTCAACATGCACATTGTATGCTGTTTTCCATATATATTTGGACATATGCCTGCTTGCAAACACAATCTATGCTGTTTTCCACATACATTCGGACCGCGCATTCCTCAACATGCACATTGTATGCTGTTTTCCACATACATACAGACCGCGTACCTGCTCGCGAGTATAATGTATGCTGTTTTTCACATACATTCGGTCTGTGTGCCCGGTTGCAGCAGGATACTATTAGTTTCCTATGTAAAAAATATAACAAAAAAGCCCGCCGCCACTGTCGAAGTGGCAGGCGGGCTTATCCGTTCCTATTCCTTGATCAGGGCCAGGAATTCAGCCCTTGCCGCAGCATCCTCGCGGAACGAGCCGCGGGTGGCCATTGTAACCGTCTTACTGCCTGGTTTCTTCACGCCCCGGGCACACATGCACAGATGCTCCCCTTCGACTACAACCATTACACCGTGCGGATTCAGCACCTCAGTCATGATATCGGCGATCTGGGCTGTGATACGCTCCTGCACCTGTAACCGGCGGCTGACCGCTTCTACTAGCCGGGCCAGCTTGCTGAGTCCGGCAATGCGGCCGCTGGGAACATAGCCGATATGCACCTTGCCGAAGAATGGAGCCATGTGATGCTCGCATTGGCTATAGTAGACAATATCCTTCACAATGACCAGCTCTTCATGAGACTCGTCGAAGGTTACGCCCAGCGCTTCGCGCGGATCAACGGAATAACCGCCGAAGATCTCTTCATACATCCGGGTCACTCTGGCCGGTGTTTCGAGCAGGCCTTCGCGGCTGGTATCCTCACCGATTAATTCCAGAATCTTCTCTACATGATACTCAATCTGCTCCCGGTTTGCAGTAACCTTCCCGTTCTTGTACTCCTTGATGCCCCCCATGAAAACTCCCTCCTTCCGCACCTGCTAGCTGACTCTTATCTATTTCATACGATCCTCATTATTACATTACTTCTTGCGGGAATTTCCTTTGCCCGCAGCGGGACGCCCCGGCGGGTTACCGTTCTTCATCATCTGCTGGGCACGCTGCATTTGCTTCCCGTTCAGATTATACCCCATTTGCTTGGCAACCTTCTGCAGCATTTCAGGATCATTCTGCATCGTTGTCATCTGTCTGCGCAGATAATACACACCGATGAAGAAACCGCCGATCAGACCTACCACAAGCGTAATAATAGGCAATGCAATATTCATCTGTAATCCACCTTTGTACTCTATTGTCTGGCGATAACCCTGTTCAGGCACGCGAATCTATCATAGCATTTCAACAACTGGACAGCAATTGGCAAATCCCGCTGCCAGGACAGTTCATTCACTGTCCGCTGCTCCCTGCTCACGCAGCTTGCCTGCGGCCCGCTCCAGCATGTCGCGCACCGTACTGTGCTCTTCGCTCTCCAGCGCCTGCTCAACAGCCGCAAGCGCTGCTTCGCCGCCGATGCGGCTGAGTGCCCAGGCCGAGGTTCCGCGCATTTCCGGCCGGGGCTCCGTAAGCAGAAGCTCTGTCAGCTTCGGCACCGCCGAGGCCTCCTTGAAATTGCCCAGCGCAATGACAGCGTTACGCTGAATCGGCTTCTTGCCGCGCCATGCCGCCGAGCTGCTGCCGAACTTCTCCTTGAACTCCCGGTTGCTGAGGTCCAGAATCGGCATCAGCAGCGGCTTCACCACCTCAGGGTCAGGCAGAAGCTGCGGACGGTGATTCCAGTTCTTGCCGCGGTTATGCGGACAGACAATCTGGCAGGTATCACAGCCATACAGCCGGTTGCCGATCTTGGTCATATAGTGATCGCTCAGGAAGCCCTTCGTCTGGGTCAGGAAGGAGATACAGGCCTGGGCATTGAGCTGGCCCGGTCCGACCAGCGCGCCGGTAGGACAGGCGTCGATGCATTTGGTGCAGTCACCGCAGCCTTCCTGCACAGGCTGGTCCGGGGGAAGCGGAAGATTCGTCACCATCTCCCCCAGATAGATCCATGATCCCCACTTGGGAGAGATGATAGAGCAGTTCTTGCCGCTGAAGCCGATCCCCGCCCGTTCTGCCACAGCCCGGTCTACAAGCGCCCCGGTATCCACCATGCTCTCCAGCACAGCACCCGGGACACGCTCACGGATGAAGCTCTCCAGCTTCGCCAGCGCTTCACGGAGCACATGATGGTAATCCTGGCCCCAGGAGGCGCGAGCCAGAATACCTCTGCGCGCACCCGGCTCGGACTTGGGCGGGTCCTCCATTTTGGAGGGATAGGCCACCGCAATAGCAATGATAGAGAGCGGCTGCTCCCCGGACTGCAGGGCCGGAACCGTCCGCTTGTCCAGATCAGGCTCCTCGAACCCGGATTCATATCCGTTGTCCCGGTGCTCCTGGAGAATGTTCTTCAAATATAAAAACGGCTCCGCAGTGGTGAACCCGATATCATCAATACCGAGCTCAGCTGCAGCCGCCTTAATCTCAGCCTTAAGTTCCTCCCATTTGGAAGGAGGCGGAGCGTAACCTTTCTGGATGTTGAGGTGCATATCCGCCTCTCC
The window above is part of the Paenibacillus sp. FSL H8-0048 genome. Proteins encoded here:
- the folE gene encoding GTP cyclohydrolase I FolE, with amino-acid sequence MGGIKEYKNGKVTANREQIEYHVEKILELIGEDTSREGLLETPARVTRMYEEIFGGYSVDPREALGVTFDESHEELVIVKDIVYYSQCEHHMAPFFGKVHIGYVPSGRIAGLSKLARLVEAVSRRLQVQERITAQIADIMTEVLNPHGVMVVVEGEHLCMCARGVKKPGSKTVTMATRGSFREDAAARAEFLALIKE
- a CDS encoding YneF family protein, giving the protein MNIALPIITLVVGLIGGFFIGVYYLRRQMTTMQNDPEMLQKVAKQMGYNLNGKQMQRAQQMMKNGNPPGRPAAGKGNSRKK
- a CDS encoding Fe-Mn family superoxide dismutase, with the translated sequence MPYVFVAPPPVQILGEIAFWKKQEKEHAEVLIQIIPRLEEPYVKLLEDWAIVFLATEQAAQHLLANPQPPDTGGPGSPSAEAGLLLHTACDQSAEFIRHLKAMKEASAAVNAFPLAGTALLHFIRESEYFLAVLAALTPADYGPGMLRMNPPEQAEAAPSPDPAASGERLQGTGSFAVPLWESRETGPVPIGGHSLPPLPYAYNALEPYIDEKTMIIHHDKHHQSYVDGLNKAENKLAEARLSGDFDLVKHWERELAFNGAGHYLHTIFWNVMSPQGGVRPSGALLDAIERSFGSYEAFKAQFTEAAGKVEGGGWAILVWSPRSRRLEILTAEKHQNLSQWDVVPLLVLDVWEHAYYLKHQNNRADYIQDWWRVVNWPYVAERYGAARKLVWEPF